Within Egibacteraceae bacterium, the genomic segment AGGACAACGTCATCTGGCGGTCCATCTTCCGTCCGGGTTCCATCTACCGGAAGGGCTACCGAGACACGTCTCGCGACCGGGCGCTGGCCGCCATGAACAACGTGCTCTACCACCTGCACCCCGTGAAGGTGAAGCGGCACGGGCTCAAGCTCACCTACACGTACTGTCTCGGCGGGCTGAGCTTCTTCCTGTTCATCCTGCTCACCATCACCGGCATCTTCCTGATGTTCTTCTACCGCCCCGCCGCCGGTCCCGGCAACGAGCTCGCCTACATCGACATGCAGAACCTGCGGGACACGGTGGCGTTCGGCGAGCTCGTGCGCAACCTGCACCGATGGGCCGCCCACGGCATGGTGCTGACCGTCTTCCTGCACATGGCCCGCGTCTTCTACCACGGGGCCTACAAGCCGCCGCGCGAGTTCAACTGGGTGATCGGCATCATCCTGCTCGTCCTCACGCTGCTGCTGTCGTTCACCGGCTACCTGCTGCCCTGGGACCAGCTCGCCCTCTGGGCGGTGGCGGTCGGGACGAACATGGCCGGGTTCACACCGGTGTTCGGCCAACAGGTGCAGTTCGTGCTGATCGGCGGGGTCGAAGTGGGTCCGGACACGCTGCTGCGTTGGTACGTGCTGCACGTGCTGGCCTTCCCGTTCATCCTGACCCTCTTCCTGGCGGTGCACTTCTGGCGCATCCGGAAGGACGGTGGGATCTCCGGTCCGCTGTAGGGGGCCCCGGCACCAGTCCACATCAGGGTCACACCCGCCCACGAGGAGCACGGGATGGCTGAAGAAGAAGTCGAGATGGACCAGCAGGTCTACGACGACCTGATCGCGCAGGGCAAGAGCGAGCGCATCGCCCGCGCGAAGGCCAAGGCCGCCGCCATCCGTGCGAAGAAGGCGACGGAGGCCGAGGCCGGCGACGGCGGTGGCGCTGCGGCCAAGCCCGCGGCGGCTGCGACGGCCGGCGCGGGCCAGTCGGAGGCGGGCGGGACCGCTGCCGCGGGCGGTGGGGTGGCCACGCGCTCCGGCGGGGCACTGACCCCGGAAGAGCGCCAAGCCCGGGTGCAGGCTGCCCTGGCCCAGAAGGACAACGGCGGCGGCCAGCGCACCGCCAGCCGCTACGCGGGCCAGGACCACACCCACCGCCTGCTCGCGATGGTCCCCCCGACCGGCATCCAGCAGATCCGCAGCAAGCAGGAGGACAAGGTCTACACGTGGCCGCACCTGATCACCGCCGAGTTCCTCGCCCTCATGGCGGTGACGGCGTTCCTCGTGGTCTTCTCGATGCTGATGAGCGCCCCGCTGCTGGAGCTCGCCAACGCCAACGTCACCCCTGACCCGTCCAAGGCCCCGTGGTACTTCATGGGCCTGCAGGAGATGCTCGCGTACTTCCACCCGATGATCGCCGGCGTCACGATCCCGACCGTCGGGATCATCGTCGGGATGGCGCTGCCCTACATCGACAAGAACCCGTCCGTCCGGCCGGAGAATCGCAAGACCGCCATCGTCGGCTTCTCCTTCGCCCTGCTCTTCAACGCCACCCTCGTGACCGTCGGTTCGTTCTTCCGGGGGCCCGGCTTCAACTGGGTCTGGCCGTGGGTCGACGGCATGTGGTTCGTCCTGTAAGGAGCTTTGAGATGTCAACCGTCGCGCTCGTGATCCTGGCCTCCGTGGCCGGTCTGTCGGCGCTCGTCTACTGGCTGGCTCGCCGCAGCAACCCTGCGGCGTACGTGGAGACCCGTCCCGCGCTGATGCTGCGTCCGCTGTCGCCCGACTGCGAGATCGGCCGCCAGCTGCAGATGGCGTCGGCCGCCGGCCCGGCCGGCTCCGGGACCCCACCGTCGGGTGGCGGGGGGCCTGCGGGCACGCCCCCCGCGCGCAAGAAACCCACCGGCCCGTCTCGGCGCGCGTTCCTGCGCGGGTCGATGGCCTTCGGCTGGGTCGGGGTCCTGGGCGGGTTCAGCGCCGCCTCGCTGGCCTTCCTGTGGCCGGACCTGCGGGGCGGCTTCGGCGCGGTGCTCGAGGTCGACGACGAGGAGGCGATCCTCGAGGAGATCCGCGCGAACGAGGAGCCCTACGAGTTCGGCTCCGGGCGCAGCTACCTGGTGGAGTACGACGAAGCCAACGACCCCGACGGCAGCTACGCCGAGCTCACCAACGGCGCGCGGATCATGGCCCTGTTCTGGACGTGCGTCCACCTCGGGTGCAAGGTCCCGTGGTGCCAGAGCTCCCAGTGGCTGGAGTGCGGCTGCCACGGCTCGGGCTACAACCGCTGGGGCGAGTACCAGGAAGGCCCTGCGCCGCGCGGGCTGGACCGCTTCCGGACGGAGGTCGTCGACGGCGTCCTGCAGGTGGACACCTCGGAGGTCATCAGCGGGCCGTCGCGTGGTGCCGGTGTGCTCGATCAGCCGCGCGAGGGCCCGAGCTGCATTGGTTAGCCTCCCGGCCCCTGCCCCAGCGGTACGAAGGTAGACACCTGTGACGACAACGACCCTCGCGATCGGGATCCTCGCCCTTGCCGGGCTGGTGGTGTTCGGTGTCCTGATCCTGAACTCGCGGCGCTCCAAACGGGCCTACGAGGACGTGCCGCCCGCCATGCGGCCCGGCTACTCCGACGAAGAGCTCGAGAAGACCGTCATCGAGCGCTACATGGCCTGGGGGGTCGTCCTGACGCTCTTCTTCGCCGTCTTCTTCCCGATCTACTGGTTGAACGAGGACCGGCGACTGAACGCCGAGCAGCAGAGCTTCTTCGTCGAGTCGGTGGTCCGGGGCGAGGCGGACTTCGCGATGTTCTGCGCGGAGTGCCACGGGGCCGACGGTGGTGGCGGCGCCACACAGGCGCCCGACGACCCCGACAGCGCGTGGCCGGCGCCCGCGCTGACCAACATCGTCGCCCGCTACCAGGACAGCGACAACATCACCGACATCGAGGAGTTCATCAAGAGCACCATCGAGCGCGGCCGCCCCGGCACCCCCATGCCGGCATGGGGCCAGGCGCACGACGGCCCCATGGTGGACGACCAGATCGAGGACATCACCAACTGGATCCTCGCCAACCAGGTGGACGCGGAGGAGGACGGCGTCGCCGTCAGCCAGATCTCCGACGCCGAGGGGGAGAGCGGCGAGGACCTGTTCGCCAACAACTGCGCACGGTGCCACGGTGCCGAGCTGCAAGGCGGCGTGGGACCGTCGCTGACCAACGTGTTCGACCGCCACAGCGAGCAGCAGATCCTGGCCATCCTCCGCCATGGCATCCTCGTGCCGACCGGGGCGGTCATGCCGCCGTGGCAGGACGGCTACATGTACCAGGGCGCCCGCTACAGCGACGACGCCCTGCAGCGCGTCGTCGACTACCTGCGCGAGCAGCAGAGCGGCGGCGCGGACGACGAGACCGACGACGACGACGATGTCGTTGATGGCGACGACAATGATGTCGTTGATGGCGACGACAATGATGTCGNNNNNNNNNNNNNNNNNNNNNNNNNNNNNNNNNNNNNNNNNNNNNNNNNNNNNNNNNNNNNNNNNNNNNNNNNNNNNNNNNNNNNNNNNNNNNNNNNNNNGGCCGGGCCAGATCACCCGGTCCACGGTGGTGGCGTGGCCCGGCGGATCACCCGGACGTGTGGCCGGGCCAGATCACCCGTTCCACGGGGGGCGCGTGGCCCGGCGGATCACCCGGGCGTGTGGCCGGGCCAGATCACCGAGCACGCCGGCATGTGCTCCGCGGCACTGGCCGTGCGGTCGTGCGGTGCGCGCCGGCGGGCGGCCGTAGCATGGGTCGGGCGATGCGCTGGCTCCCACTGCTCTTGTGCCTGACCCTGCTGGCGGCGTGCGGTTCCGCCGGGGGGCAGGAGTCGGTGTCCGGCCGCTACGTCGAGGGCGGCGGGAGCGTCGTGTTCGACGTCGACGAGCGGGAGTCTGCGCCGACGGTGTCCGGCCGGACCCTCGACGGCGACGAGCTGGCACTCGCCGACCTCGACGGGCCCGTGCTCGTGAACTTCTGGGCGTCCTGGTGTGGGCCATGTGTCCGCGAGGCGCCGCACCTGGTGGCGATCGCCGACCAGTACGGGCCGCGGGGGCTGCACGTGGTCGGTGTGAACGTCAAGGACCAGTCGGTCGCCAACGCGCTCAGCTTCGAGCGTGACCACGGCATCACCTACCCGTCGTGGCACGACGAGGCCGCGTCGATCGCCGCCTCCTTCGGCGGCATCGGCCCCGCGGCCCTGCCCTCCACCATCCTGCTCGACGGCGACCACCGCGTCGCCGTGCGGCTGTTCGGCGCGGTCACCGCCCGCCAGCTCGCGCCGCACCTGGAGGGGCTGCTCGACGGGGTGGCCGGGGGTCCAGGCGCCGGGGGTCCGGGCGCCGGGGAGGACCGCGGATGATCGAGTGCACCAACGTGGTCTGCACGCTGGTGACCGACGCCAACCTGCTGGTCGCGGCGGGCGTCGCCTTCGCGGCGGGGATCGTGTCGTTCGCCTCGCCCTGCGTCGTGCCGCTCGTGCCCGGCTACCTGTCGTACATGACCGGGCTGTCCGGCGCGGAGCTGGCCGGCGGGCAGGGCCCCAACCGCCTGCGGGTGGTCGGCGGCGGGATGCTGTTCACCCTGGGGTTCGCGGTGCCGTTCGCCCTGATCGGGCTGGTCGGCGCGTCGCTGGCCGTCGCGTTGCAGGCGCGGCCGTGGCAGATCGCCATGGGGCTGCTCGTGGCCGCGCTCGGCCTGGCGTTCACCGGCCTGCTGCCGTTCGACCTGCTCGGGCGCGAGCGGCGCGTCAGCACGGCCGCCATCGACCGCGGCATGCTCGGTGCGATGCCGCTCGGGTTCGTCTTCGGCGTGGGGTGGGTGCCCTGCATCGGCCCCGCCCTGGCGGCGATCTTCACGCTGGGAGCGGCGACGTCGACCTCCGGGGGTACCCCGCTGCGTGGCAGCCTGCTCGCGTTCGTGTACGCCCTGGGCCTGGGGCTGCCCTTCATCCTGGTCGGGCTCGGCTTCCACCACGCCAGCGGGGCCCTGGCCTTCCTGCGCCGCAACGGGCGGGCCTTCCAGATCGGTGGCGGGCTGATGCTCACGGCCGTCGGCATCGCCATCGCGACGGGGGCGTGGGACGCGTTCATCAACGTCCTGCGCCCGATGATCCAGGGCTTCGAGCCCCCCATCTGATGCGCGCTCACCGGGTCTCGACGTGACCGAGACGAGCACCCCCGCGGAGGCGCTGTCGACGCCACCACCACCAGAGCGGGGCACGCACCTGCCCGAGCTGCCCGGCCCGTGGGAGACCGCGGTGCGCAGCTGGCGGCGGCTGCGGCGCATGTCCACCGCGCTGATCCTGCTCTTCGCCCTGGCGGTGGCGAGCATCCTCGCCACCTTCGTCCCGCAGGAGCCGTTGATCCCCGCGACGGTGGCCGACTGGCGGTCGGGCGCCGCCGGCCCCGGCGAGGCGGTCGCCGCGGCGTTCGACGCGATGAGCCTGTTCGACGTGTTCGGCTCGTGGTGGTTCGGGGTGCTGACCTTCCTGCTGTTCGTCAGCCTGACCGGGTGTCTCATCCCGCGGTGGCGCGCGTTCGCCCACACGGTCCGGCGTCGGCCGGTCGCCGGGCGCAACC encodes:
- the extP gene encoding selenite/tellurite reduction operon b-type cytochrome ExtP — encoded protein: MSKIPSPGDLKKKTQDNVIWRSIFRPGSIYRKGYRDTSRDRALAAMNNVLYHLHPVKVKRHGLKLTYTYCLGGLSFFLFILLTITGIFLMFFYRPAAGPGNELAYIDMQNLRDTVAFGELVRNLHRWAAHGMVLTVFLHMARVFYHGAYKPPREFNWVIGIILLVLTLLLSFTGYLLPWDQLALWAVAVGTNMAGFTPVFGQQVQFVLIGGVEVGPDTLLRWYVLHVLAFPFILTLFLAVHFWRIRKDGGISGPL
- a CDS encoding Rieske 2Fe-2S domain-containing protein, which produces MSTVALVILASVAGLSALVYWLARRSNPAAYVETRPALMLRPLSPDCEIGRQLQMASAAGPAGSGTPPSGGGGPAGTPPARKKPTGPSRRAFLRGSMAFGWVGVLGGFSAASLAFLWPDLRGGFGAVLEVDDEEAILEEIRANEEPYEFGSGRSYLVEYDEANDPDGSYAELTNGARIMALFWTCVHLGCKVPWCQSSQWLECGCHGSGYNRWGEYQEGPAPRGLDRFRTEVVDGVLQVDTSEVISGPSRGAGVLDQPREGPSCIG
- a CDS encoding c-type cytochrome, coding for MTTTTLAIGILALAGLVVFGVLILNSRRSKRAYEDVPPAMRPGYSDEELEKTVIERYMAWGVVLTLFFAVFFPIYWLNEDRRLNAEQQSFFVESVVRGEADFAMFCAECHGADGGGGATQAPDDPDSAWPAPALTNIVARYQDSDNITDIEEFIKSTIERGRPGTPMPAWGQAHDGPMVDDQIEDITNWILANQVDAEEDGVAVSQISDAEGESGEDLFANNCARCHGAELQGGVGPSLTNVFDRHSEQQILAILRHGILVPTGAVMPPWQDGYMYQGARYSDDALQRVVDYLREQQSGGADDETDDDDDVVDGDDNDVVDGDDNDV
- a CDS encoding TlpA disulfide reductase family protein; this encodes MRWLPLLLCLTLLAACGSAGGQESVSGRYVEGGGSVVFDVDERESAPTVSGRTLDGDELALADLDGPVLVNFWASWCGPCVREAPHLVAIADQYGPRGLHVVGVNVKDQSVANALSFERDHGITYPSWHDEAASIAASFGGIGPAALPSTILLDGDHRVAVRLFGAVTARQLAPHLEGLLDGVAGGPGAGGPGAGEDRG
- a CDS encoding cytochrome c biogenesis protein CcdA gives rise to the protein MIECTNVVCTLVTDANLLVAAGVAFAAGIVSFASPCVVPLVPGYLSYMTGLSGAELAGGQGPNRLRVVGGGMLFTLGFAVPFALIGLVGASLAVALQARPWQIAMGLLVAALGLAFTGLLPFDLLGRERRVSTAAIDRGMLGAMPLGFVFGVGWVPCIGPALAAIFTLGAATSTSGGTPLRGSLLAFVYALGLGLPFILVGLGFHHASGALAFLRRNGRAFQIGGGLMLTAVGIAIATGAWDAFINVLRPMIQGFEPPI